DNA from Terriglobales bacterium:
CAGTCCAGCGCAAATCCAACAAACAAAGGAATTACCCGCAACATGGAACAAGGAATTGTGAAGTGGTTCAATGACGCCAAGGGCTACGGCTTCATCAGCCGTCAGAACGGTGAGGATGTTTTCGTGCATTTCTCGGCCATCCAGTCAGAGGGCTTTCGCTCCCTGAAAGAAGGCCAAGCCGTGCAGTTCAACCTCGTCAAGGGACCCAAGGGCTGGCAGGCGGAGAACGTTACCGCTCTCTAAGATCCAGCGTTTCAACGAAAGGGGCGGCCGCGAGGCCGCCCTTTTTGTTTCCGCGAGTGCGATTCAAGCGCAGAGGCCGCAGAGAAGAATCACAGACTGCGCAACGCCTGCACCACAACCTCGTCCTGCTCGGGGAACACGGTGCGGAAGTCGAGCAGCACGCGGCCTTCGTCGACGCGCGCGATGACGGGCGGGTCGAAGGCGCGCAGGCGAGCCGCGATCTCGTTCGCGCTCAGCTCGTCACAAGTCACGGCCAGCACGAAGGTGGGCAGCATGGCTCCCGGGGTGGAGCCGCCCCCGATCACG
Protein-coding regions in this window:
- a CDS encoding cold-shock protein — its product is MEQGIVKWFNDAKGYGFISRQNGEDVFVHFSAIQSEGFRSLKEGQAVQFNLVKGPKGWQAENVTAL